One Bdellovibrio bacteriovorus str. Tiberius DNA segment encodes these proteins:
- a CDS encoding TonB family protein, which produces MNYLEEKDQQNDEQVTRGIGISFALHALIVSIFTLKTVFFDPEPIDFSQAVRVDMVGLPDKVEPKDLAPPAKENPKPALPDKEVAKEPVKEKPPEKAPEKVVEKKTPPKPEPVKLPPAKAKEEGINLEKVKSQQQNALDKLKAMAALEKIKEDVAEDKKKAAAAAGTGKAATGSAPVRGNVLSPGTSLTGIAKLQNDNYISDLDRHIKQNWTIPEWLAKRDYKAQVRVFVDSRGNILGRKIVKSSGNPSYDEEVLATIDRSAPFPAPPEKLIAVFSVDGILIGFPE; this is translated from the coding sequence GTGAACTATTTAGAGGAAAAAGATCAGCAGAATGATGAGCAAGTAACCCGCGGCATAGGGATCTCCTTTGCCCTGCACGCGCTTATTGTTTCGATCTTTACTTTGAAGACGGTCTTCTTTGATCCGGAACCAATTGATTTCTCGCAAGCGGTGCGTGTGGATATGGTGGGCCTGCCGGACAAGGTTGAACCCAAGGATCTGGCCCCCCCGGCAAAAGAAAATCCCAAACCGGCCCTTCCTGACAAGGAAGTTGCCAAGGAACCAGTAAAAGAAAAGCCTCCTGAAAAAGCTCCGGAAAAAGTGGTGGAAAAGAAAACCCCGCCAAAACCAGAGCCCGTGAAACTTCCTCCGGCGAAAGCCAAGGAAGAGGGCATCAATCTGGAAAAGGTGAAATCCCAGCAGCAGAACGCTTTGGACAAACTCAAAGCCATGGCTGCCTTGGAAAAAATCAAAGAGGACGTGGCGGAAGATAAGAAAAAAGCCGCAGCCGCCGCCGGAACGGGCAAGGCCGCCACCGGAAGTGCACCGGTAAGAGGAAACGTCCTGTCGCCTGGCACGTCTTTGACTGGAATTGCCAAGCTTCAGAACGACAACTACATTTCTGATCTGGATCGTCACATCAAACAAAATTGGACAATCCCGGAATGGCTGGCGAAACGCGATTACAAAGCGCAAGTGCGCGTGTTCGTGGATTCGCGCGGCAATATTCTGGGCAGAAAAATTGTTAAATCCAGTGGCAATCCCAGCTACGATGAAGAAGTATTAGCAACCATTGACCGTTCGGCACCATTCCCGGCTCCGCCGGAAAAATTGATTGCCGTATTCTCTGTGGACGGAATCCTGATCGGATTCCCGGAATAA
- a CDS encoding ExbD/TolR family protein → MGMSGGGGKSRATLSEINITPLVDVMLVLLIMFMVTTPLMQQGIEVDLPKTSSSGVEVNEEPFVLVINADQRMTIAKQKIAMNELRPKLKAIFETKKNKQVYIQADRKVDYGFVAEAMAEVRAAGIFNIGLITQPKDQ, encoded by the coding sequence ATGGGAATGAGTGGCGGCGGCGGAAAAAGCCGGGCGACATTAAGCGAAATCAACATCACGCCTTTGGTGGACGTGATGCTGGTATTGCTGATCATGTTCATGGTGACGACTCCTTTGATGCAACAGGGGATTGAAGTGGATCTGCCCAAGACCTCTTCTTCCGGTGTTGAAGTTAATGAAGAGCCTTTTGTACTGGTGATCAATGCGGATCAAAGAATGACCATCGCCAAACAAAAGATCGCCATGAATGAACTGCGCCCGAAACTGAAAGCGATCTTCGAGACCAAAAAAAATAAACAGGTGTACATTCAGGCAGACCGCAAAGTGGACTATGGCTTCGTCGCGGAAGCTATGGCCGAAGTGCGTGCCGCTGGCATCTTTAACATCGGCTTGATCACACAGCCGAAAGATCAATGA
- the tolQ gene encoding protein TolQ, with protein sequence MSPIFVNAAQAAPSVSVNTSSIDAIAQASPIVQLTLLMLIVMSVFCWAIGYSKYVTFKNMRQSDELFLSKFWKVNSLDTLFEDIDQYKDSSVARVFKAVYLEMKKISESPLLSKTEGDKPILSGIDNLERVLRKATESEISKLESRLTVLATTGSTGPFIGLFGTVWGIMGSFHKIGQTGTASLAVVAPGISEALIATAIGLATAIPAVVLYNNFISKIRKQEIVLNNFGADFLNIVKRNFFQGN encoded by the coding sequence ATGTCCCCTATTTTTGTCAACGCGGCCCAGGCTGCACCCTCTGTATCAGTGAACACCAGCTCCATTGATGCTATCGCTCAAGCAAGTCCCATTGTTCAGCTGACTTTGTTGATGCTGATCGTGATGTCCGTTTTCTGCTGGGCTATTGGTTACTCCAAATATGTCACTTTCAAAAACATGCGACAGTCCGATGAACTGTTCCTGTCCAAATTCTGGAAAGTGAATTCCCTGGACACGTTGTTTGAAGACATCGACCAATATAAAGACTCTTCCGTCGCACGCGTTTTTAAAGCCGTGTATCTGGAGATGAAAAAGATCTCTGAATCCCCGCTGCTTTCCAAAACCGAAGGCGACAAACCGATCCTTTCCGGGATCGACAACCTTGAGCGTGTTCTGCGCAAAGCCACTGAAAGCGAGATCTCTAAACTTGAATCCCGCCTGACGGTTCTGGCAACGACAGGTTCCACCGGTCCTTTCATCGGTCTATTCGGTACGGTTTGGGGGATCATGGGTTCCTTCCACAAAATAGGTCAGACTGGAACAGCGAGCCTGGCGGTTGTAGCGCCGGGTATCTCGGAAGCCCTGATTGCCACCGCCATCGGTCTGGCGACAGCGATTCCAGCGGTTGTTTTGTACAACAACTTTATCTCTAAAATCCGCAAGCAGGAGATCGTGCTGAACAACTTCGGCGCGGACTTCCTGAATATCGTTAAACGTAACTTCTTCCAAGGGAACTAA
- a CDS encoding RrF2 family transcriptional regulator: MNKINRKLEYALMALKHMSQKIPGELTTAKEVSDSFHTPFDATARVMQQMAQKGGILRAEYGANGGYQITKDLAKVSIHDLVEVIEGPTALVKCLHKEAPCEIQGTCNIVSPITTLNDRLTDFYKSLSLKELLVERVAMPAKKSSEAVAHG; the protein is encoded by the coding sequence ATGAATAAAATCAATCGCAAGCTTGAATATGCTCTGATGGCTCTGAAACATATGAGCCAAAAGATCCCCGGAGAGCTCACAACCGCCAAAGAAGTGTCGGATTCTTTCCATACACCTTTTGATGCAACTGCTCGTGTGATGCAGCAAATGGCCCAAAAGGGTGGAATTTTGCGCGCCGAATACGGAGCCAATGGCGGATATCAAATCACCAAAGACCTTGCGAAGGTTTCCATACACGACCTTGTTGAGGTGATTGAAGGACCAACCGCGTTGGTGAAATGCCTGCACAAGGAAGCGCCTTGTGAAATTCAAGGCACCTGCAACATCGTGTCTCCTATTACAACTTTGAACGACAGACTTACAGACTTCTACAAAAGCCTGAGTCTGAAAGAACTATTGGTGGAAAGAGTGGCAATGCCAGCGAAGAAATCCTCTGAGGCGGTGGCCCATGGATAA
- the sufB gene encoding Fe-S cluster assembly protein SufB → MDNNKSSSNPLESYEYKYGFTTDIETDQVQLGLNEDIIRLISAKKNEPEWMLEYRLKAFRHWLTMVEPEWAHVSYPKIDFQAIRYYSAPKKATDEAAKPKSLDDLDPELIKTFEKLGIPLTEQKRISGIAVDVVFDSVSVGTTHTEVLDKAGVIFCSISEAIHKHPDLVKKYLGSVVPHTDNYYAALNAAVFTDGSFCYIPKGVRCPIDLSTYFRINAKDTGQFERTLLVCDDGGYVNYLEGCTAPQRDENQLHAAVVELVAMDNAEIKYSTVQNWYTGDKEGRGGIYNFVTKRGKALGKYSKISWTQVESGSAITWKYPSCILQGEGSEGAFYSVALTHDMMQADTGTKMIHIGKNTKSTIISKGISTDKSSNAYRGQVKILPSAENARNYSQCDSMLVGDQSSAHTYPYIEVKNKTATIEHEATTSRISEDQIFYLQSRGLDMEKTISMLVNGFCKEVFKELPLEFSVEAVKLIEMKLENSVG, encoded by the coding sequence ATGGATAACAACAAATCCTCCAGCAATCCGCTGGAAAGTTACGAATACAAATACGGTTTCACCACCGACATTGAAACAGATCAGGTTCAGCTGGGTCTGAACGAAGACATCATTCGTCTGATCTCGGCTAAAAAGAATGAACCGGAATGGATGCTTGAATACCGTCTGAAGGCGTTCCGCCACTGGCTGACAATGGTTGAGCCTGAGTGGGCGCATGTGTCTTATCCAAAAATCGACTTCCAGGCGATCCGCTATTATTCCGCGCCGAAAAAAGCGACGGATGAAGCTGCCAAACCAAAATCTTTGGACGATCTGGATCCGGAACTGATCAAGACTTTTGAAAAACTGGGTATTCCGCTGACCGAACAAAAGCGCATCTCTGGCATTGCTGTGGATGTGGTTTTTGACTCTGTATCGGTGGGTACCACTCACACGGAAGTGCTGGATAAGGCCGGTGTGATCTTCTGTTCTATTTCTGAGGCGATTCACAAGCATCCGGATCTTGTTAAGAAGTATCTGGGCTCTGTTGTGCCTCACACGGACAACTATTATGCCGCTTTGAATGCGGCCGTCTTTACTGACGGATCTTTCTGTTACATCCCGAAAGGCGTTCGTTGTCCGATTGATCTTTCCACTTACTTCCGTATCAACGCCAAAGACACCGGTCAGTTTGAAAGAACTTTGCTGGTATGTGATGACGGTGGTTATGTGAATTACCTTGAGGGCTGTACCGCTCCTCAGCGTGACGAAAACCAGCTGCACGCGGCGGTGGTTGAGCTTGTGGCCATGGACAATGCCGAGATCAAGTACTCGACAGTTCAGAACTGGTACACGGGCGACAAAGAAGGCCGTGGCGGTATTTATAACTTTGTGACCAAGCGTGGAAAAGCTCTTGGGAAGTATTCCAAGATCTCCTGGACACAAGTGGAATCCGGTTCTGCGATCACTTGGAAATATCCTTCCTGTATTCTGCAGGGTGAAGGCTCTGAAGGGGCTTTCTATTCTGTGGCACTGACTCACGACATGATGCAGGCGGATACCGGCACGAAGATGATCCACATTGGTAAAAACACCAAGAGCACGATCATTTCCAAAGGTATTTCCACGGACAAGTCCTCTAATGCTTACCGTGGTCAGGTGAAAATCCTGCCTTCGGCGGAAAATGCGCGCAATTATTCCCAGTGTGATTCCATGCTGGTGGGCGATCAAAGCAGTGCGCACACTTATCCTTATATTGAAGTAAAAAACAAAACTGCGACGATTGAACACGAAGCAACGACTTCACGTATCAGTGAAGATCAGATCTTCTATTTGCAGTCCCGCGGTCTGGATATGGAAAAAACAATTTCGATGCTGGTCAACGGCTTCTGTAAAGAGGTCTTTAAAGAGCTTCCTCTGGAATTCTCTGTCGAAGCCGTAAAACTTATCGAAATGAAATTAGAAAATAGTGTTGGATAA
- the sufC gene encoding Fe-S cluster assembly ATPase SufC, with the protein MNLLEIKNLHARVEEKEILKGLNLTVKPGEVHAIMGPNGSGKSTLSKVLAGHPAYEVTSGEVKYEVNFNMTNLLDLEPDQRAKEGIFLAFQYPIEVPGVSNFTFLHTAFNSVLQHQGSEPMLEGEFREFLYQKMKLVSMKPEYLDRPVNTGFSGGEKKKNEILQMAVLSPRLALLDETDSGLDIDALRVVSEGVNKLRRKDNAIILVTHYQRLLDYIKPDFVHVLANGKIIETGDSSLALKLEEKGYDWLTV; encoded by the coding sequence ATGAATTTACTAGAGATAAAAAACCTACATGCAAGAGTTGAAGAAAAAGAAATCCTGAAGGGTCTGAACCTGACAGTGAAGCCGGGTGAAGTTCATGCCATCATGGGCCCGAACGGTTCCGGTAAATCCACACTGTCCAAAGTGCTTGCCGGTCACCCGGCGTATGAAGTCACTTCCGGTGAAGTGAAATACGAAGTGAACTTCAACATGACCAACTTGCTGGATCTGGAGCCGGATCAAAGAGCCAAAGAAGGCATCTTCCTGGCATTCCAGTATCCGATTGAAGTTCCGGGCGTTTCCAACTTCACGTTCCTGCACACGGCTTTCAACTCTGTATTGCAGCACCAGGGTTCGGAACCAATGCTGGAAGGCGAGTTCCGTGAATTCCTTTATCAGAAAATGAAACTGGTCAGCATGAAGCCTGAGTATCTGGATCGTCCCGTGAACACAGGCTTCTCTGGTGGTGAGAAAAAGAAAAATGAAATTCTGCAGATGGCGGTTTTGTCCCCGCGTCTGGCGCTTTTGGATGAAACAGATTCCGGCCTGGATATCGATGCTTTGCGTGTCGTTTCTGAGGGTGTGAACAAGCTTCGTCGTAAAGACAACGCGATCATTCTGGTAACTCACTATCAGCGTCTGTTGGATTATATCAAGCCCGACTTTGTTCACGTCTTGGCGAACGGCAAGATCATTGAGACTGGCGACAGCTCATTGGCGCTGAAGCTGGAAGAAAAAGGTTACGACTGGCTGACGGTATAG
- the sufD gene encoding Fe-S cluster assembly protein SufD, with amino-acid sequence MNLLTSYEKFSQSNPAEGALSAFRKAGYDYALNKGLPTRKDEDWHYTSVKTLNEGTFLPSAVNPLEPSHDTLVEIKKYLNPEFANIVFFNGVLNKTLSAELPAGVTLKDVSQYPVQFDDTFDALNGAYMAKPFVVTVAKETSVEKPVNFVFFTSVEGGPSLMVHPRLSFEIGARSYVRVLESHYGKAGTTYFANSVSDVHVGESAKFVYVRVQAESESAVNIGRTRMVIEKDANVESLAFATGASLSRHSLDVILNGPGSNTEILGVYAVRGNQHLDNTSLINHKVGECNTNQLYKGILDGESRAVFCGTVRIEKGAQKANSAQLNNNLLLSGKAEADSKPCLQIYADDVKAAHGSTVGQLNREELFYLQSRAIPKEKAIPMLSYGYLSEVIYKISDENIQKWLSRHLDEAFSSLALNR; translated from the coding sequence ATGAACCTGTTAACGAGCTATGAAAAATTCAGTCAATCCAACCCTGCCGAAGGCGCTTTGTCCGCTTTCCGCAAGGCAGGGTATGACTATGCTCTGAATAAAGGTCTTCCGACCCGCAAGGATGAAGACTGGCACTATACCAGCGTGAAGACTTTGAACGAAGGCACGTTCCTGCCAAGCGCAGTGAATCCGCTTGAACCAAGCCATGACACTTTGGTTGAAATCAAAAAATATCTGAACCCGGAATTTGCGAACATCGTTTTCTTCAACGGCGTTTTGAACAAAACCCTGTCGGCAGAACTGCCTGCGGGCGTGACTTTGAAGGATGTTTCCCAGTATCCGGTGCAGTTTGATGACACCTTTGATGCTTTGAACGGCGCTTATATGGCAAAACCGTTTGTGGTGACTGTTGCCAAAGAAACGTCTGTGGAAAAACCTGTGAATTTCGTCTTCTTCACGTCTGTTGAAGGGGGCCCGTCACTGATGGTTCATCCTCGTCTTAGTTTTGAAATCGGTGCGCGCTCTTACGTGCGTGTGCTGGAAAGCCATTACGGTAAAGCTGGCACGACTTATTTTGCGAACTCTGTCAGTGATGTGCATGTGGGCGAAAGTGCCAAGTTTGTGTACGTGCGTGTTCAGGCAGAAAGCGAAAGCGCAGTGAATATCGGCCGTACGCGCATGGTGATTGAAAAAGACGCCAACGTGGAAAGCCTGGCTTTTGCGACGGGCGCAAGTTTGTCCCGTCATTCTTTGGATGTGATACTGAACGGTCCTGGTTCCAATACTGAAATTCTGGGTGTGTACGCGGTTCGCGGCAACCAGCACTTGGATAACACGTCCTTGATCAACCACAAGGTTGGCGAGTGCAATACCAATCAGCTTTACAAAGGTATTCTGGACGGGGAATCCCGTGCCGTGTTCTGCGGAACTGTTCGCATCGAAAAGGGTGCGCAGAAAGCCAACTCGGCTCAGTTGAATAACAATCTTCTTTTGAGCGGCAAAGCGGAAGCTGACAGCAAACCTTGTCTGCAGATTTACGCTGACGATGTGAAAGCGGCGCACGGATCCACAGTGGGTCAGTTAAACCGTGAAGAGCTGTTCTATCTGCAGTCTCGCGCAATTCCGAAAGAGAAAGCCATCCCGATGCTGAGCTACGGGTATCTTTCTGAAGTGATTTATAAAATTTCCGACGAGAACATCCAGAAATGGTTGTCTCGCCATCTGGACGAGGCGTTCAGCAGCCTTGCCCTGAATCGGTAA
- a CDS encoding aminotransferase class V-fold PLP-dependent enzyme translates to MSNLDDIFASARSQFPALTQLVHGKKLVYLDSGATTLKPQSVVDRIAHFYSYETSNVHRGAHYLGDVATGHFEAARQKVAEFLGARQSEEIIFVRGTTEGVNLVANSWGLSNLKAGDEILITVMEHHGNIVPWQMVAEKVGAKVVAADILDNGELDLEDFKKKLNSRTKMVAFTASSNVLGTNTDMKLLTKLAHEVGAKVLVDGAQIVSQLPVNVSDIDCDFFVFSAHKIFGPFGFGAVYGKKETLDQMPPYQGGGSMISKVTIEKTTFNDVPTRFEAGTPHVEGAVGLHAALTFVENIGLDKIHKYEMDLLNYATGKLLEIPDVKIYGTSQNKGAILSFNLKGAHHSDIGQILDQEGVAVRAGHHCTQPLMARLGVPGTVRASLSVYNNREDIDSMVKAVVKAREMLL, encoded by the coding sequence ATGAGCAATCTAGACGACATATTTGCCTCTGCAAGATCCCAGTTTCCAGCCCTGACTCAGTTGGTTCATGGCAAGAAACTGGTTTATCTGGACAGTGGTGCGACAACTTTGAAGCCGCAGTCGGTGGTCGACCGTATTGCGCATTTTTATTCTTATGAAACCTCCAATGTTCATCGTGGCGCGCACTATCTGGGTGACGTGGCGACAGGGCATTTCGAAGCGGCTCGCCAGAAGGTGGCCGAATTCCTGGGCGCACGTCAGTCCGAGGAAATCATCTTTGTTCGCGGAACCACCGAGGGTGTGAATCTGGTGGCGAATTCCTGGGGTCTTTCAAATTTGAAGGCCGGGGATGAAATTCTGATCACCGTGATGGAGCATCACGGAAACATCGTGCCTTGGCAGATGGTCGCAGAAAAAGTCGGCGCGAAAGTCGTGGCGGCGGATATTCTGGACAACGGTGAGCTGGATCTTGAAGACTTCAAAAAGAAATTGAACTCTCGCACGAAGATGGTGGCGTTCACCGCGTCTTCGAATGTTCTGGGCACCAATACGGACATGAAGCTTTTGACCAAGCTTGCTCATGAAGTGGGTGCGAAGGTTCTGGTGGACGGGGCGCAGATCGTGTCTCAGCTGCCGGTGAATGTTTCTGATATTGATTGCGACTTTTTTGTCTTTTCTGCACACAAAATTTTCGGCCCGTTTGGTTTTGGCGCCGTGTACGGAAAAAAAGAGACCCTGGATCAGATGCCCCCTTATCAGGGTGGCGGCAGCATGATTTCCAAAGTGACGATTGAAAAAACCACGTTCAACGATGTGCCGACTCGCTTTGAGGCCGGAACTCCGCACGTGGAAGGCGCGGTGGGATTGCATGCGGCCCTGACGTTCGTTGAGAACATCGGTCTGGATAAGATTCATAAATATGAAATGGATCTTTTGAACTATGCGACTGGAAAGCTTCTGGAGATCCCGGACGTGAAAATCTACGGAACCTCCCAGAACAAAGGGGCGATCTTGTCCTTTAATCTGAAAGGCGCTCACCACTCGGACATTGGTCAGATTCTGGATCAAGAGGGTGTGGCAGTCAGAGCCGGACACCATTGTACGCAGCCGCTGATGGCGCGTCTGGGAGTTCCCGGCACCGTCAGAGCCTCCCTTTCAGTGTATAATAATCGTGAAGATATTGATTCTATGGTTAAAGCCGTGGTGAAAGCCCGGGAGATGTTGTTATGA
- a CDS encoding NifU family protein, with the protein MSTQDVLIRIQATPNPNAWKFVLDRAVLNDGKATYADAKEAEQSILASSLFQVEGVRQVHFFQNVITITHNFDADPEEIQRNVCSVIQTRMPAHNPAVTQMDEKKLRRASLPPEVQQIEEILDQTVRPGLQGDGGDLDVVKYEDNKLYVFYQGACGTCPSATSGTLMAIEGILRDQFNPTIEVIPM; encoded by the coding sequence ATGAGCACCCAAGATGTACTGATTCGTATTCAGGCAACTCCAAACCCTAACGCGTGGAAATTCGTGTTGGATCGCGCTGTTTTGAATGACGGCAAGGCGACCTATGCTGATGCTAAGGAAGCTGAACAGAGCATTCTGGCGTCTTCATTGTTCCAGGTGGAGGGTGTTCGTCAGGTTCACTTCTTCCAGAACGTGATCACGATCACTCACAACTTCGATGCAGATCCCGAAGAAATTCAGCGCAACGTCTGTTCGGTGATTCAAACCCGCATGCCGGCACATAATCCGGCCGTGACTCAGATGGATGAAAAGAAGCTTCGTCGCGCCAGTCTTCCTCCCGAGGTCCAGCAGATCGAAGAGATTCTGGACCAAACGGTCCGTCCCGGTTTGCAGGGTGACGGCGGGGATCTGGATGTGGTGAAATATGAAGATAACAAGCTATATGTCTTCTATCAGGGAGCTTGTGGAACCTGCCCGAGTGCCACTTCAGGAACACTGATGGCCATCGAGGGAATTTTGCGGGATCAATTCAATCCGACAATTGAAGTTATCCCGATGTGA